In the Dolichospermum flos-aquae CCAP 1403/13F genome, ATTGCCGCTGCTTCCGTCATAATCAGCCCTGCACCTCCCACAGCACGACTGACAAGGTGAACGAGATGCCAGTCATTTGCAAAGCCATTTTCGCTGGAATACTGGCACATGGGTGACACTGCAATGCGATTGGGAAAGTTAACACTGCGTTGATTTAATGGCTCAAATAAATGCGGCATAATTGAATGTCCTGCGGATACCTGTAAAAGATTATTATAGAGAAATTTGCCTATGATTTGTGGGGTGATACGGTGAATACAGCTAGTAGAATGGAATCCCACGGTATTCCAGATAATATCCAGATTTGTGAAGCTACATATGAGTTGTTGAAAGATAAATATTTGCTGGAAAAACGGGGTTTAATTAAAATTAAATGTAAAGGGGAAATGATGACTTATTTATTACATGGAAGGAAGATATAAGACAGCAGAAGTCAGGAGTAAAAGTTTTTGTGCCTCTAATACTGACAATAGAAGTATTTTTACAGTATATTTGTTATTGAGGATGTTACTAACAACGTTACTACAGGTGAAAGGTTGATTCGATGGTGAATTTAGACTCCAGCACTATTAATGAATTAGTGGAAATACTCAGACCGTTTTTAGAATCTGAGAGAGAACGTCAATCTTTCTTAATAGCTGCGTTAGGTACTGGCACACCTGTTTTGCAATATATTGATTGGGGTGGTTCTGTGGCGACTTTTGCACCGCAGATGCTACGTAAATTAGCAGATTATGGTGGAAAACAATTACTTTGTCAGATTTTGGAATATGCGCGATCGCAAGTAGGAATAGATAAACAGCAACGTATAGACAAAATACTGGCTTCAATTTCATCAAATAAACATCAAGATGAGTTTCAGGACTTGGCAAAATTAGAAAATCTTCAAAGTAGTTCGCGTCAAACAAAAACTATTTTATTCCTAGCATCTAGCCCTACGGATGAAGATAAATTAGACCTGGATAAAGAAGTACGAGAAATTAAAGAAGGTTTGCGAAGGGCGCAAAAGCGAGAACTGTTTACTTTCCAGCAATGTGAGGCAGTTCGTCCTGATGATTTACGTCGTGCCTTGTTAGATTTTACCCCACAGATTGTTCATTTTTCTGGACATGGTTCGGGTAAACA is a window encoding:
- a CDS encoding adenylate/guanylate cyclase domain-containing protein — encoded protein: MEKFAYDLWGDTVNTASRMESHGIPDNIQICEATYELLKDKYLLEKRGLIKIKCKGEMMTYLLHGRKI
- a CDS encoding CHAT domain-containing protein; this encodes MVNLDSSTINELVEILRPFLESERERQSFLIAALGTGTPVLQYIDWGGSVATFAPQMLRKLADYGGKQLLCQILEYARSQVGIDKQQRIDKILASISSNKHQDEFQDLAKLENLQSSSRQTKTILFLASSPTDEDKLDLDKEVREIKEGLRRAQKRELFTFQQCEAVRPDDLRRALLDFTPQIVHFSGHGSGKHGIVLENDLGEAQLVSTEALANLFKRFAKRGLECVVLNACYSEIQADEIVKHIDYVVGMNNPIGDDAAIKFAVGFYDELGAGYSYEDAYDGGCDAIALQGIPEEHTPILKKKSN